A window of the Agrococcus jejuensis genome harbors these coding sequences:
- a CDS encoding MFS transporter: MACAARASVQTRTVQTSDGQRRRLIHPAWIVAAVAFLALVGAAGFRAAPSALMVPLEEEFGWTRTELSLAVTVNLVLFGLTAPFAAALMARFGMRRVTTVALLLVAGGAALSVLATTPAMLVATWGVMIGLGTGSMALVFAATVADQWFVRSRGLVVGVLTAGSATGQLVFLPFIALLVEGAGWRQASLLVAAGALVVVPLVLLFLRNRPADLGTTPYGAPEGWTPPVRSSGNAVRTALSTLRRASRSRTFWALAAGFAICGATTNGLVGTHFIPSAHDHGMATTTAAGLLALVGIFDIVGTIASGWLTDRVNPRILLGVYYAGRGIGLAILPLLLSDSVSPPLILFVVIYGLDWVATVPPTVALCRELFGADGPVVFGWVFAAHQIGAAIAATVAGTIRDVSGEYTLAWFGAAGLCAIAAILSIAISRRAQPLAAAA; the protein is encoded by the coding sequence ATGGCGTGCGCGGCGCGCGCGAGCGTGCAGACTCGCACCGTGCAGACTTCCGACGGCCAGCGCCGCCGCCTCATCCACCCCGCCTGGATCGTCGCCGCCGTGGCGTTCCTGGCGCTCGTGGGTGCCGCTGGGTTCCGTGCCGCGCCGAGCGCCCTCATGGTGCCGCTCGAGGAGGAGTTCGGCTGGACGCGCACCGAGCTGTCGCTCGCCGTCACCGTGAACCTCGTGCTCTTCGGCCTCACGGCGCCGTTCGCGGCCGCGCTCATGGCGCGCTTCGGCATGCGTCGCGTCACGACCGTGGCGCTGCTGCTCGTCGCCGGCGGTGCGGCGCTGTCGGTGCTCGCGACGACGCCGGCGATGCTCGTGGCGACGTGGGGCGTCATGATCGGGCTCGGCACGGGCTCGATGGCGCTCGTGTTCGCCGCGACCGTCGCCGACCAGTGGTTCGTGCGCAGCCGCGGTCTCGTCGTCGGCGTGCTCACCGCCGGCTCGGCGACGGGCCAGCTCGTCTTCCTGCCGTTCATCGCCCTGCTCGTCGAGGGCGCAGGTTGGCGACAGGCGTCGCTCCTCGTCGCCGCGGGTGCGCTCGTCGTCGTGCCGCTCGTGCTGCTCTTCCTGCGCAACCGCCCCGCCGACCTCGGCACGACGCCCTACGGCGCGCCCGAGGGGTGGACGCCGCCCGTGCGCTCGAGCGGCAACGCCGTGCGCACGGCGCTCTCGACGCTGCGCCGCGCCAGCAGGTCCCGCACGTTCTGGGCGCTCGCCGCCGGCTTCGCCATCTGCGGTGCCACGACGAACGGCCTCGTCGGCACGCACTTCATCCCGAGCGCGCACGACCACGGCATGGCCACGACGACCGCCGCGGGCCTGCTCGCGCTCGTCGGCATCTTCGACATCGTCGGCACGATCGCGTCGGGCTGGCTCACCGACCGCGTGAACCCTCGCATCCTGCTCGGCGTCTACTACGCGGGCCGCGGCATCGGCCTCGCGATCCTGCCGCTGCTGCTCTCGGACTCCGTGAGCCCGCCGCTCATCCTCTTCGTCGTCATCTACGGCCTCGACTGGGTCGCCACGGTGCCGCCCACGGTCGCGCTGTGCCGCGAGCTCTTCGGCGCCGACGGCCCTGTCGTCTTCGGCTGGGTCTTCGCCGCGCACCAGATCGGCGCGGCGATCGCCGCGACCGTCGCCGGCACCATCCGCGACGTGTCGGGGGAGTACACGCTCGCCTGGTTCGGCGCCGCAGGTCTCTGCGCCATCGCGGCGATCCTGTCGATCGCGATCAGCCGCCGAGCGCAGCCGCTCGCCGCAGCAGCCTGA
- a CDS encoding DUF3000 domain-containing protein produces the protein MDTGSESAEAPAIFLAAVERMRSADTRGELTVREIPAPGRIAPWSYAVAADVGSPEHGRDSDRGTGRFILMHDPEEPEAWGGAFRVVTFTQATQDLDIAPDPMLPEVTWSWLLEALDQRDAGYHSASGTATRVLSTGFGELAEQGEGAQLELRASWTPTSHDIERHLAAWCDLVCASAGMPLQPGAISLDARRLQR, from the coding sequence GTGGACACAGGCTCGGAGTCGGCCGAGGCGCCGGCGATCTTCCTCGCCGCCGTCGAGCGGATGCGCAGCGCCGACACGCGCGGCGAGCTCACCGTGCGCGAGATCCCCGCTCCCGGGCGCATCGCGCCCTGGTCGTACGCGGTGGCAGCCGACGTGGGATCGCCCGAGCACGGTCGCGACTCCGACCGCGGCACCGGCCGGTTCATCCTCATGCACGATCCCGAGGAGCCCGAGGCGTGGGGCGGCGCGTTCCGCGTCGTCACGTTCACGCAGGCGACGCAGGACCTCGACATCGCACCCGACCCCATGCTGCCCGAGGTCACGTGGTCGTGGCTGCTCGAGGCGCTCGACCAGCGCGACGCCGGCTACCACTCCGCCTCTGGCACGGCGACGCGCGTGCTGTCGACCGGATTCGGCGAGCTCGCCGAGCAGGGCGAGGGCGCCCAGCTCGAGCTGCGTGCGTCGTGGACGCCGACGTCGCACGACATCGAGCGGCACCTGGCCGCGTGGTGCGACCTCGTGTGCGCCTCCGCCGGCATGCCGCTGCAGCCCGGCGCCATCAGCCTCGACGCACGGAGGCTCCAGCGGTGA
- a CDS encoding SufE family protein, producing the protein MSLTPTLQEFVDDFAAVGEQDRLMLLLDHADALPGLPARYADHPDLLERVLECQSPVFLFVEVDGGAVHVHATAPEEAPTTRGFASILVRGLDGATVDEALAVPADLSSMLGLERAVSPLRLRGMSGMLGRIQRQIRERTAG; encoded by the coding sequence ATGAGCCTCACGCCCACGCTGCAGGAGTTCGTCGACGACTTCGCCGCCGTCGGCGAGCAGGACCGGCTCATGCTGCTGCTCGACCACGCCGACGCGCTGCCCGGGCTGCCCGCCCGCTACGCCGACCACCCCGACCTGCTCGAGCGCGTGCTCGAGTGCCAGTCCCCCGTCTTCCTCTTCGTCGAGGTCGATGGCGGCGCGGTGCACGTGCACGCGACCGCGCCCGAGGAGGCTCCGACCACGAGAGGCTTCGCGTCGATCCTCGTGCGCGGCCTCGACGGCGCGACGGTCGACGAGGCGCTCGCGGTGCCCGCCGACCTGTCGTCGATGCTCGGCCTCGAGCGCGCGGTGTCGCCGCTGCGGCTGCGGGGCATGTCGGGCATGCTCGGCCGCATCCAGCGGCAGATCCGCGAGCGGACCGCCGGCTAG
- a CDS encoding alpha/beta hydrolase family protein, which yields MSRPARRAAALAAVGIAAGAAIVTGLSAVLARTLITPPRHKDDVEIVSIGPEGIRLVRTPDTELPGRYALWIGDRLVRIGEIVDEDETTVLREITGKGRVRIGGRASARFSGYHLYRPRDLELPFRSVIVDTELGPSPAWIIGDESSTTWCIQVHGRGVNRREPLRAVPILAERGIPSMCVAYRNDGEAPRTSDGTYRLGLDEWRDVDAAIDVAVAAGAERILLMGWSMGGQIVLQLARRSRHRRRIVGILLDSPVVSWGPTLLFHTRLARVPVALVHTATALLESPAARLAGGDALDFGELDGIAYADSYAVPILLQHSADDGFVPPDASRAFAEARPDIVEYHEWHGAKHCKLWNLDEPRYREIVHGWLDRTGLAGKPGGAS from the coding sequence GTGAGCAGACCAGCGAGGCGCGCCGCAGCCCTCGCCGCCGTCGGCATCGCCGCGGGCGCCGCGATCGTCACGGGCCTCTCAGCCGTGCTGGCACGCACGCTCATCACCCCGCCGAGGCACAAGGACGACGTCGAGATCGTCTCGATCGGGCCCGAGGGCATCCGCCTCGTGCGCACGCCCGACACCGAGCTGCCCGGCCGCTACGCGCTGTGGATCGGCGACCGGCTCGTGCGCATCGGCGAGATCGTCGACGAGGACGAGACGACGGTGCTGCGCGAGATCACGGGCAAGGGCCGCGTGCGGATCGGCGGTCGCGCGAGCGCCCGCTTCTCGGGCTACCACCTCTATCGGCCGCGCGACCTCGAGCTGCCGTTCCGCTCGGTCATCGTCGACACCGAGCTCGGCCCCTCGCCCGCGTGGATCATCGGCGACGAGTCGTCGACGACGTGGTGCATCCAGGTGCACGGTCGCGGCGTCAACCGCCGCGAGCCGCTGCGCGCCGTGCCGATCCTCGCCGAGCGCGGCATCCCGTCGATGTGCGTCGCGTACCGCAACGATGGCGAGGCACCGCGCACGTCCGACGGCACCTACCGACTCGGGCTCGACGAGTGGCGCGACGTGGATGCCGCGATCGACGTGGCCGTGGCAGCCGGCGCCGAGCGCATCCTGCTCATGGGCTGGTCGATGGGCGGGCAGATCGTGCTGCAGCTCGCGCGCCGCTCGCGGCACCGCCGCCGCATCGTCGGCATCCTGCTCGACTCTCCCGTCGTGTCCTGGGGGCCGACGCTGCTCTTCCACACGCGCCTCGCGCGCGTGCCCGTCGCCCTCGTGCACACGGCGACGGCGCTGCTCGAGTCGCCCGCCGCGCGGCTCGCGGGCGGCGACGCGCTCGACTTCGGCGAGCTCGACGGCATCGCCTACGCCGACTCCTACGCCGTGCCGATCCTGCTGCAGCACTCGGCCGACGACGGGTTCGTGCCGCCGGATGCGTCGCGCGCGTTCGCCGAGGCGCGCCCCGACATCGTCGAGTACCACGAGTGGCACGGCGCGAAGCACTGCAAGCTGTGGAACCTCGACGAGCCGCGCTACCGCGAGATCGTGCACGGCTGGCTCGACCGCACGGGGCTCGCGGGGAAGCCAGGCGGCGCGAGCTAG
- a CDS encoding Na+/H+ antiporter NhaA — translation MDAVTWIRNPQVAAAILLAAAVLGLVAANSPLAAGLDALKHWHPTPFGGVDLSAAHWVTDGLLAIFFFVAAIELRYELTQGELADRRKALVPAIAAVGGVAAPALLFVALVPADLASGWPIPTATDIAFALGVLAIVGRNLPVAVRALLLALAVIDDLIAIGLIAILFTTDLQVWALVGAAAMVVVVWALGRLYRSRRGSWPLRIAIAVACIALWWLVLQSGVHATIAGVAAGLVLAPAPAESARHRLEPFVNAIVLPLFAFVAASVAIPQVPLGELSPVFLAIAVALPVGKLVGITAAGWLGQVALRTPRAERMPLGDIVTVALLGGIGFTVSLLMNELAHRDAEELIVDGTLGVLVGSLVSVLVGGTVAAIRSARLAPVDAATRRAGDLEDERRRTDGE, via the coding sequence ATGGATGCCGTGACGTGGATCCGCAACCCGCAGGTGGCCGCAGCGATCCTCCTGGCAGCAGCCGTGCTCGGCCTCGTGGCGGCGAACTCGCCGCTCGCCGCCGGCCTCGACGCCCTCAAGCACTGGCATCCGACGCCGTTCGGCGGCGTCGACCTCTCGGCGGCCCACTGGGTGACCGACGGCCTGCTCGCCATCTTCTTCTTCGTCGCGGCGATCGAGCTGCGCTACGAGCTCACGCAGGGCGAGCTCGCCGATCGTCGCAAGGCGCTCGTGCCCGCCATCGCAGCAGTGGGCGGCGTCGCAGCCCCCGCGCTGCTGTTCGTGGCGCTCGTGCCCGCCGACCTCGCGAGCGGCTGGCCCATCCCCACGGCGACCGACATCGCCTTCGCGCTCGGCGTGCTCGCGATCGTGGGCCGCAACCTGCCCGTGGCCGTGCGCGCGCTGCTGCTCGCGCTCGCGGTGATCGACGACCTCATCGCCATCGGCCTCATCGCCATCCTCTTCACGACCGACCTGCAGGTCTGGGCGCTCGTCGGCGCGGCCGCGATGGTCGTCGTCGTGTGGGCGCTCGGCCGCCTCTACCGCTCGCGCCGCGGCTCGTGGCCGCTGCGCATCGCCATCGCCGTCGCGTGCATCGCGCTGTGGTGGCTCGTGCTGCAGTCGGGCGTGCACGCCACGATCGCGGGCGTCGCCGCCGGCCTCGTGCTCGCGCCGGCACCCGCCGAGTCGGCGCGGCACCGTCTCGAGCCGTTCGTCAACGCGATCGTGCTGCCGCTCTTCGCGTTCGTCGCGGCGAGCGTCGCCATCCCGCAGGTGCCGCTGGGCGAGCTTAGCCCCGTGTTCCTTGCCATCGCGGTCGCGCTGCCCGTCGGCAAGCTCGTGGGCATCACGGCGGCCGGATGGCTCGGGCAGGTCGCGCTGCGCACGCCGCGCGCCGAGCGGATGCCGCTCGGCGACATCGTCACGGTCGCGCTGCTCGGCGGCATCGGCTTCACGGTCTCGCTGCTCATGAACGAGCTCGCGCATCGCGACGCCGAGGAGCTCATCGTCGACGGCACGCTCGGCGTGCTCGTGGGCTCGCTCGTCTCGGTGCTCGTCGGTGGCACCGTCGCGGCCATCCGCAGCGCACGCCTCGCGCCCGTCGATGCCGCGACGCGGCGCGCCGGCGACCTCGAGGACGAGCGCCGCCGCACCGACGGCGAGTGA
- a CDS encoding sulfurtransferase: MSSTTEPEAQFAEYAHPERLVSTAWLAEHRGDAGLVVVESDEDVLLYETGHIPGAVKLDWHTDLNDPVTRDYLSPEAFAELMRRKGIGRDDTIVLYGDKSNWWATYALWVLALYGHHDTRILDGGRDLWVAEGREMTRHATQRPATDYPVVERDDSTLRAFRDDVLAHIGKPLVDVRSPEEYSGERTTAPAYPEEGALRAGHIPTAANVPWGKAVREDGTFRSRAELEAIYRDGAGLGDADDVVAYCRIGERSSHTWFVLAHLLGYPHVRNYDGSWTEWGSLVRVPIAIGAEPGEVPAR, encoded by the coding sequence ATGTCGAGCACGACCGAGCCCGAGGCGCAGTTCGCCGAGTACGCCCACCCCGAGCGGCTCGTGTCGACCGCGTGGCTCGCGGAGCACCGCGGCGACGCCGGCCTCGTCGTCGTGGAGTCCGACGAGGACGTGCTGCTGTACGAGACGGGCCACATCCCCGGCGCCGTGAAGCTCGACTGGCACACCGACCTCAACGACCCCGTCACGCGCGACTACCTCTCCCCCGAGGCGTTCGCCGAGCTCATGCGCCGCAAGGGCATCGGCCGCGACGACACGATCGTGCTCTACGGCGACAAGTCGAACTGGTGGGCGACGTACGCGCTGTGGGTGCTCGCGCTCTACGGCCACCACGACACGCGCATCCTCGACGGCGGCCGCGACCTGTGGGTCGCCGAGGGCCGCGAGATGACGCGGCATGCCACCCAGCGCCCCGCGACCGACTATCCCGTGGTCGAGCGCGACGACTCGACGCTGCGCGCCTTCCGCGACGACGTGCTCGCCCACATCGGCAAGCCGCTCGTCGACGTGCGCAGCCCCGAGGAGTACTCGGGCGAGCGCACGACGGCGCCCGCCTACCCCGAGGAGGGCGCGCTGCGCGCCGGCCACATCCCCACGGCGGCGAACGTGCCGTGGGGCAAGGCCGTGCGCGAGGACGGCACGTTCCGCTCTCGCGCCGAGCTCGAGGCGATCTACCGCGACGGCGCGGGCCTCGGCGACGCCGACGACGTCGTGGCGTACTGCCGCATCGGCGAGCGCTCGAGCCACACGTGGTTCGTGCTCGCCCACCTGCTCGGCTACCCGCACGTGCGCAACTACGACGGCTCGTGGACCGAGTGGGGCTCGCTCGTGCGCGTGCCGATCGCGATCGGCGCCGAGCCGGGCGAGGTGCCCGCTCGATGA
- a CDS encoding HRDC domain-containing protein, translating to MTDATQSVPEQSDAAQTDAPQRELVDAVPVGPLETVVDDEGLRAAIQRLLAGTGPIGVDAERANGFRYSSRAYLVQLYRRGSGTVLLDPIGITAWSELQDAIGDEEWILHAASQDLPCLRELGLEPGSLFDTELGARLAGYERVGLAAVVERLLGIRLAKEHAASDWSKRPIEPALLAYAALDVELIVDLRDAMAADLEVQGKAELARQEFEAARTRLPKPPAAEPWRRLSGLHSVKDRRTLAIARALWMARDAYAQEIDGAPGRLIPDSALMAAATSGARTKAQLGSTSGFHGRASRSQMDRWLAALEEGRASEDLPVLRTPADGPPPPRFWKQKRPEAAARLQRARAAVQAVADGLTMPNEQLLTPDTLRRLTWGFRGEPTADAVGEGLAALGARPWQVDATAQRIAAAFVEADQTPDEASDADS from the coding sequence GTGACCGACGCCACCCAGTCCGTCCCCGAGCAGAGCGACGCTGCGCAGACCGACGCGCCGCAGCGCGAGCTCGTCGACGCCGTGCCCGTCGGCCCGCTCGAGACCGTCGTCGACGACGAGGGCCTCCGCGCCGCGATCCAGCGTCTGCTCGCAGGCACGGGCCCGATCGGCGTCGACGCCGAGCGCGCCAACGGGTTCCGCTACTCATCGCGCGCCTACCTCGTGCAGCTCTACCGCCGCGGCTCCGGCACGGTGCTGCTCGACCCCATCGGCATCACGGCGTGGTCGGAGCTGCAGGATGCGATCGGCGACGAGGAGTGGATCCTCCACGCCGCCTCGCAGGACCTCCCGTGCCTGCGCGAGCTCGGCCTCGAGCCCGGCTCCCTCTTCGACACCGAGCTCGGCGCTCGCCTCGCGGGCTACGAGCGCGTCGGCCTCGCCGCCGTCGTCGAGCGGCTGCTCGGCATCCGGCTCGCGAAGGAGCATGCGGCATCCGACTGGTCGAAGCGACCGATCGAGCCCGCGCTGCTCGCCTACGCCGCGCTCGACGTCGAGCTCATCGTCGACCTGCGCGACGCCATGGCCGCCGACCTCGAGGTCCAGGGCAAGGCGGAGCTCGCGCGCCAGGAGTTCGAGGCGGCGCGCACGCGCCTGCCGAAGCCTCCGGCGGCCGAGCCCTGGCGTCGCCTCTCGGGCCTGCACTCGGTGAAGGACCGCCGCACGCTCGCGATCGCCCGCGCACTGTGGATGGCGAGGGATGCGTACGCGCAGGAGATCGACGGCGCCCCCGGCCGCCTCATCCCCGACTCGGCGCTCATGGCGGCCGCGACGAGCGGCGCGCGCACGAAGGCGCAGCTCGGCTCGACGAGCGGCTTCCACGGCCGCGCGTCGCGCTCGCAGATGGACCGGTGGCTCGCCGCCCTCGAGGAGGGCCGCGCGTCCGAGGACCTGCCCGTGCTGCGCACGCCCGCCGACGGCCCGCCGCCGCCGCGATTCTGGAAGCAGAAGCGCCCGGAGGCCGCCGCGCGGCTGCAGCGCGCCCGCGCAGCGGTGCAGGCGGTCGCCGACGGCTTGACGATGCCGAACGAGCAGCTGCTGACGCCCGACACCCTGCGCCGGCTCACGTGGGGGTTCCGCGGCGAGCCGACCGCCGATGCCGTCGGCGAGGGGCTCGCCGCCCTCGGCGCCCGCCCGTGGCAGGTTGACGCGACCGCACAACGAATCGCCGCTGCATTTGTAGAGGCTGACCAAACGCCCGACGAGGCGTCGGACGCCGACTCGTAG
- a CDS encoding ammonium transporter translates to MDAGSIAFGVAATALVLFMTPGLAFFYGGLVRAKSVISMMMMSFGSLGLIGVLWILYGYNMSAVDSPFAFAGNPFSDFGLAGLAAGETANTDFVGVAYGSTFAIITVALISGAIADRAKFGAWMLFAGVFATLGYFPIAAWVWGGGWIYSLGDMMGLPGVIDYAGGTAVHINAGAAALALAFVLGKRVGFAKGSHKPHNVPFVLLGAAILWFGWFGFNVGAEWLNEMGNAGLITINTIGATAAAVLAWLVVEKIKDGKPTAVGAASGAVSGLVAITPACANLTPGWALLLGVIAGAVCAIAIELKFKLGFDDSLDVVGIHLVGGLIGTLYLGFFATDTGLFLGGGIGQLIVQLIAALGAMVYAFIVAFVVGFAIEKTIGFRVKSEDELAGVDSIVHGEDAYAYEIEKV, encoded by the coding sequence ATGGATGCAGGAAGCATCGCCTTCGGCGTCGCAGCGACGGCCCTCGTGCTGTTCATGACGCCCGGCCTCGCGTTCTTCTACGGCGGCCTCGTCCGCGCGAAGAGCGTCATCAGCATGATGATGATGTCGTTCGGATCCCTCGGCCTCATCGGCGTGCTGTGGATCCTCTACGGCTACAACATGTCGGCCGTCGACAGCCCGTTCGCCTTCGCAGGCAACCCGTTCTCCGACTTCGGCCTCGCAGGCCTCGCCGCCGGTGAGACCGCGAACACGGACTTCGTCGGCGTCGCGTACGGCTCGACGTTCGCCATCATCACGGTCGCGCTCATCTCGGGTGCCATCGCAGACCGCGCCAAGTTCGGTGCCTGGATGCTCTTCGCGGGCGTCTTCGCAACGCTCGGCTACTTCCCGATCGCAGCGTGGGTCTGGGGCGGCGGCTGGATCTACAGCCTCGGCGACATGATGGGCCTCCCGGGCGTCATCGACTACGCCGGTGGCACCGCGGTGCACATCAACGCAGGTGCGGCAGCACTCGCCCTCGCGTTCGTGCTCGGCAAGCGCGTCGGCTTCGCCAAGGGCTCGCACAAGCCCCACAACGTCCCGTTCGTCCTCCTGGGCGCCGCGATCCTGTGGTTCGGCTGGTTCGGCTTCAACGTCGGCGCCGAGTGGCTCAATGAGATGGGCAACGCCGGCCTCATCACGATCAACACGATCGGTGCGACCGCGGCTGCCGTGCTCGCATGGCTCGTCGTCGAGAAGATCAAGGACGGCAAGCCCACCGCCGTCGGCGCCGCATCGGGTGCCGTCTCGGGCCTCGTCGCCATCACGCCGGCCTGCGCCAACCTCACGCCCGGCTGGGCGCTGCTGCTCGGCGTCATCGCCGGTGCCGTCTGCGCCATCGCGATCGAGCTGAAGTTCAAGCTCGGCTTCGACGACTCGCTCGACGTCGTGGGCATCCACCTCGTCGGCGGCCTCATCGGCACGCTGTACCTCGGCTTCTTCGCGACCGACACGGGCCTGTTCCTCGGTGGCGGCATCGGCCAGCTCATCGTGCAGCTCATCGCGGCGCTCGGCGCCATGGTCTACGCGTTCATCGTGGCCTTCGTGGTCGGCTTCGCGATCGAGAAGACCATCGGCTTCCGCGTGAAGTCGGAGGACGAGCTCGCAGGCGTCGACTCGATCGTTCACGGCGAGGACGCGTACGCGTACGAGATCGAGAAGGTCTGA
- the zapE gene encoding cell division protein ZapE, whose translation MPTLTRIADRQPTTDAARIVANLRPPRQFDGATFESYVTDPSHPSQQHAVERMQELATVWRGGGRKGLFRKAPQVKPGIYLDGGFGVGKTHLLASLWKTMPGRKHFGTFIEYTALVGALGYQGAVKALSGSTIVCIDEFELDDPGDTMVMTRLLGELVAGGTKIAATSNTPPNALGDGRFAAKDFLREIQAISDRFEIMRIDGDDYRQRDVTGEAPVVDDDAVESTLAERGESVALDDFDDLVAHLASVHPSRYVDLVSGLDAVGWRGVRTLTDQSPALRLVALVDRLYDAQVQIVSSGVPLNHVFSDDMLGGGYRKKYLRAISRLIALTTGQA comes from the coding sequence GTGCCCACGCTCACGCGCATCGCAGACCGCCAGCCCACGACCGACGCCGCCCGCATCGTCGCGAACCTGCGGCCGCCGCGGCAGTTCGACGGCGCGACGTTCGAGTCGTACGTGACCGACCCGTCGCATCCCTCGCAGCAGCACGCGGTCGAGCGGATGCAGGAGCTCGCCACCGTGTGGCGCGGCGGCGGGCGCAAGGGGCTGTTCCGCAAGGCGCCGCAGGTGAAGCCGGGCATCTACCTCGACGGCGGGTTCGGCGTCGGCAAGACGCACCTGCTCGCGTCGCTGTGGAAGACGATGCCGGGACGCAAGCACTTCGGCACGTTCATCGAGTACACGGCGCTCGTCGGCGCGCTCGGCTACCAGGGCGCCGTGAAGGCGCTGTCGGGCTCGACGATCGTCTGCATCGACGAGTTCGAGCTCGACGACCCGGGCGACACGATGGTGATGACGCGCCTGCTGGGCGAGCTCGTCGCGGGTGGCACGAAGATCGCCGCGACCAGCAACACCCCGCCGAACGCGCTCGGCGACGGCCGCTTCGCCGCCAAGGACTTCCTGCGCGAGATCCAGGCGATCTCCGACCGCTTCGAGATCATGCGCATCGACGGCGACGACTACCGTCAGCGCGACGTGACGGGCGAGGCGCCCGTCGTCGACGACGACGCCGTGGAGTCGACGCTCGCCGAGCGCGGCGAGTCGGTGGCGCTCGACGACTTCGACGACCTCGTCGCGCACCTCGCCTCCGTGCATCCCTCGCGCTACGTCGACCTCGTCTCGGGCCTCGACGCCGTGGGCTGGCGCGGCGTGCGCACGCTCACCGACCAGAGCCCCGCGCTGCGGCTCGTGGCGCTCGTCGACCGCCTCTACGACGCGCAGGTGCAGATCGTGTCGTCGGGCGTGCCGCTCAACCACGTCTTCTCCGACGACATGCTCGGCGGCGGCTACCGCAAGAAGTACCTGCGCGCGATCTCCCGCCTCATCGCGCTCACGACCGGCCAGGCGTAG
- a CDS encoding thiolase family protein has translation MFVDGVRTPFGRAGEKGMYWQTRADDLAVKALVGLLERNPSLPTDRIDEVAIAATTQTGDQGLTLGRTVGMLAGLPKSVPGYAIDRMCAGAMTAVTAVAGGIALGGYDVAIAGGVEHMGRHPMGLDADPNPRFVAERMVSADALNMGKTAERIHDRFPHLTKERADRYALRSQQKYAAALAAGDISPDLVPVALQTAEGWGLATADEAPRPETTMEGLSTLKTPFREFGRVTAGNASGLNDGATMSILASSDAAKELGLQTRMRLVSFGFAGVDPEIMGIGPVPSTEKALRKAGLSIDDIGLFELNEAFAVQVLSFTDHFGIDDDDPRVNPYGGAIAIGHPLASSGVRLMLQLARQFEQHPEVRYGLTAMCVGLGQGGTVIWENPHFTGRKRK, from the coding sequence GTGTTCGTCGACGGCGTTCGCACCCCGTTCGGGCGTGCGGGCGAGAAGGGCATGTACTGGCAGACGCGGGCCGACGACCTCGCCGTGAAGGCGCTCGTCGGGCTCCTCGAGCGGAACCCGTCGCTGCCGACCGATCGGATCGACGAGGTCGCCATCGCGGCGACGACCCAGACCGGCGACCAGGGGCTCACGCTCGGTCGCACGGTGGGCATGCTCGCCGGCCTGCCGAAGTCGGTCCCCGGCTACGCGATCGACCGCATGTGCGCGGGCGCCATGACGGCCGTGACGGCCGTCGCCGGCGGCATCGCGCTCGGCGGCTACGACGTGGCGATCGCGGGCGGCGTCGAGCACATGGGGCGTCACCCGATGGGCCTCGATGCCGACCCGAACCCGCGCTTCGTCGCGGAGCGCATGGTCTCGGCCGACGCCCTGAACATGGGCAAGACGGCCGAGCGCATCCACGACCGGTTCCCGCACCTCACGAAGGAGCGTGCCGACCGCTACGCGCTGCGCAGCCAGCAGAAGTACGCCGCGGCGCTCGCCGCGGGCGACATCTCCCCCGACCTCGTGCCCGTCGCGCTGCAGACGGCCGAGGGCTGGGGCCTCGCGACCGCCGACGAGGCGCCGCGTCCCGAGACGACGATGGAGGGCCTCAGCACCCTCAAGACGCCGTTCCGCGAGTTCGGCCGCGTCACCGCCGGCAACGCATCCGGCCTCAACGACGGCGCGACGATGTCGATCCTCGCGTCGTCGGATGCTGCGAAGGAGCTGGGCCTGCAGACGCGCATGCGCCTCGTCTCGTTCGGCTTCGCGGGCGTCGACCCCGAGATCATGGGCATCGGCCCCGTGCCGAGCACCGAGAAGGCGCTGCGCAAGGCGGGCCTGTCGATCGACGACATCGGCCTGTTCGAGCTCAACGAGGCCTTCGCGGTGCAGGTGCTGTCGTTCACCGACCACTTCGGCATCGACGACGACGACCCGCGCGTCAACCCGTACGGCGGCGCGATCGCGATCGGCCACCCGCTCGCATCGAGTGGCGTGCGCCTCATGCTGCAGCTCGCGCGCCAGTTCGAGCAGCACCCCGAGGTGCGCTACGGCCTCACCGCCATGTGCGTGGGCCTCGGCCAGGGCGGCACCGTCATCTGGGAGAACCCCCACTTCACCGGAAGGAAGCGCAAGTGA